One genomic region from Patescibacteria group bacterium encodes:
- the rpsJ gene encoding 30S ribosomal protein S10: protein MVTNTTDNKVNKPASEEESKSRVRIKIRAYDHKIIDQAMRTILETAQRTGARVVGPIPLPTELTRYTVNSSSFVHKNAREQYEMRIHKRLLDILDPTAKTIDGLTNLNLPAGVDVEIKM from the coding sequence ATGGTAACTAACACGACAGACAATAAGGTTAATAAACCCGCGTCAGAAGAGGAAAGTAAGTCTAGGGTTCGAATAAAAATTCGAGCTTATGACCATAAAATTATTGATCAAGCCATGCGCACGATTTTGGAAACAGCTCAAAGGACTGGTGCCAGAGTGGTTGGACCAATACCTTTACCAACCGAATTAACGCGTTATACCGTAAATAGTTCCAGTTTTGTTCATAAGAACGCTCGGGAACAATATGAAATGAGAATACATAAGAGGCTTTTGGATATACTGGATCCAACAGCCAAAACCATTGATGGTTTAACCAACCTTAATTTGCCAGCCGGTGTCGATGTTGAGATAAAAATGTAG